In Juglans regia cultivar Chandler chromosome 13, Walnut 2.0, whole genome shotgun sequence, the following proteins share a genomic window:
- the LOC108989412 gene encoding DNA-directed RNA polymerase 1B, mitochondrial, which produces MWRNLSKQVSPRKIIFYSESSCSCLPSSSSSSSSGRCFRDSNFLEKIRPSESPKGVNYWFPALAFGQYGVLSSQTNGLRRSSLANSNYPFGFSGNYSCVISYASAAEAIASEEDLSGSDEVQELLEEMIREDKVLESLSRQPKKMVAGMGVTKYNMLRRRQIKMETEAWEEAAKEYQELLTDMCEQKLAPNLPYMKSLFLGWFEPLRDAIAEDQESSKQKKHKPSHYPHFGQLPADMMAVITMHKLMGLLMTNTGGIGSSRVVHAAIQIGEAIEHEARIHRFLEKTKKKKKKSTTVNKAEGKSNDETDKKPEGEFDPIIDGQEKPTKEQEKLRNKVTKLMKKQKVRQVRGILKEQDDMEPWGQEAQVKVGCRLIQLLTETAYIQPPIEQLGDGPPEIRPAFVHSRKTLMNETHKCSRRYGVIECDPLVCKGLEKTARHMVIPYMPMLVPPLKWRGYDRGAYLFLPSYVMRTHGAKQQRQALKRAPMNQLEPAFEALDTLGNTKWRVNKRILSVVDRIWASGGGLADLVDREDVPLPEEPDTEDEAEIRKWKWKVKATKKENSERHSQRCDIELKLAVARKMKDEEGFYYPHNLDFRGRAYPMHPYLNHLGSDICRGILEFAEGRPLGKSGLRWLKIHLANLYAGGVDKLSYEGRAEFTESHLDDIFDSVDRPLEGKRWWLSAEDPFQCLAACINLSEALRSSSPETTVSHMPVHQDGSCNGLQHYAALGRDKLGAAAVNLVAGDKPADVYSGIAARVLDIMRRDAEKDPATNPNALHARLLINQVDRKLVKQTVMTSVYGVTYIGARDQIKRRLKERCAIADDEEMFAASCYAAKTTLTALGEMFEAARSIMSWLGDCAKVIASENQPVRWTTPLGLPVVQPYRQLGRHLIKTSLQVLTLQRETDKVMVKRQRTAFPPNFVHSLDGSHMMMTAVACKKAGLNFAGVHDSYWTHACDVDEMNRILRGKFVELYKAPILENLLESFQKSFPKLEFPPLPERGDFDLRDVLESPYFFN; this is translated from the exons ATGTGGAGGAATTTATCTAAACAAGTTTCTCCaagaaagataattttttactcCGAATCCTCTTGCTCTTGtttaccttcttcttcttcgtcatcCAGTTCTGGAAGGTGTTTTCGAGACTCGAATTTTCTCGAGAAAATCAGACCTTCCGAGTCGCCTAAAGGTGTAAATTATTGGTTTCCGGCTTTGGCTTTCGGTCAATATGGCGTATTATCTTCTCAGACTAATGGATTGAGACGATCCAGCCTCGCGAATTCAAATTACCCGTTTGGTTTTTCTGGGAATTATAGCTGTGTGATAAGTTATGCAAGTGCTGCGGAGGCTATTGCTTCCGAGGAAGACTTGTCGGGGTCAGATGAAGTGCAAGAACTGTTGGAGGAAATGATTAGAGAAGACAAGGTGTTGGAGTCCCTTTCAAGGCAGCCGAAGAAAATGGTGGCGGGTATGGGGGTAACGAAGTATAATATGCTTCGAAGGCGACAGATAAAGATGGAGACTGAGGCATGGGAAGAGGCGGCCAAGGAGTACCAGGAGCTCCTGACGGATATGTGCGAACAGAAGCTCGCACCTAATCTTCCATACATGAAGTCTTTGTTTCTGGGTTGGTTTGAGCCCTTGCGGGATGCCATTGCTGAGGATCAAGAATCTAGCAAGCAAAAGAAGCACAAACCTTCTCATTATCCTCATTTTGGTCAATTACCGGCGGATATGATGGCGGTCATTACAATGCATAAGCTGATGGGATTGTTGATGACTAATACCGGAGGAATAGGCAGTAGCAGGGTCGTGCATGCCGCTATCCAGATAGGCGAAGCAATCGAACATGAG GCCAGGATACACAGGTTTTTGGagaagacaaagaagaagaagaagaagagcacaACAGTAAATAAAGCAGAAGGCAAATCTAATGATGAAACAGATAAGAAACCAGAAGGTGAATTTGATCCCATTATTGATGGACAAGAAAAGCCAAccaaagaacaagagaaattaAGGAACAAAGTAACTAAACTGATGAAAAAGCAAAAGGTGCGTCAAGTAAGGGGAATACTGAAAGAACAAGATGACATGGAACCTTGGGGTCAGGAAGCTCAAGTTAAG GTTGGCTGCCGCTTAATTCAATTGTTGACTGAAACGGCCTACATACAACCTCCAATCGAACAATTAGGAGATGGTCCACCAGAAATTCGGCCAGCATTTGTACACTCCCGTAAAACTTTGATGAATGAAACACA TAAGTGCAGCAGGAGATATGGTGTTATTGAATGTGACCCGCTAGTTTGCAAAGGACTTGAGAAAACT GCTAGACACATGGTTATTCCGTATATGCCTATGTTAGTGCCTCCTCTAAAGTGGAGAGG GTATGACAGAGGGGCATACTTGTTTTTACCATCCTATGTAATGCGAACACATGGAGCAAAACAACAACGTCAAGCACTTAAGAGGGCTCCAATGAATCAATTAGAACCTGCTTTTGAG GCTCTGGATACCCTTGGAAATACGAAATGGAGGGTAAACAAAAGAATACTTAGTGTGGTGGACAGAATATGGGCTAGTGGAGGCGGTCTTGCTGATTTGGTTGACCGTGAAGAT GTTCCTTTGCCAGAGGAACCAGACACAGAAGATGAAGCAGAAATTCGGAAGTGGAAGTGGAAAGTCAAAGCCACAAAAAAGGAGAATAGCGAGAGGCATTCACAGCGGTGCGATATAGAACTTAAACTTGCT GTTGCTCGGAAGATGAAGGATGAGGAAGGCTTCTACTACCCACATAACCTTGATTTCCGAGGTCGTGCGTACCCCATGCACCCATATTTAAACCATCTTGGTTCTGATATATGCCGAGGCATCCTAGAGTTTGCAGAGGGGCGCCCTCTTGGAAAGTCAGGCTTAAGGTGGTTGAAGATACATTTGGCAAATCTGTATGCTGGAGGTGTAGACAAGTTGTCCTATGAGGGTCGGGCAGAGTTTACTGAGAGCCATCTAGATGATATCTTCGATTCTGTGGACAGGCCTCTTGAAGGAAAGAGGTGGTGGTTGAGTGCTGAGGATCCTTTCCAATGCTTGGCAGCTTGTATTAATCTCTCAGAAGCGTTGAGAAGCTCCTCTCCAGAAACTACTGTTTCACACATGCCTGTCCACCAA GATGGTTCATGTAATGGCTTACAACACTATGCTGCCCTTGGGAGGGACAAG TTGGGAGCAGCTGCAGTAAATCTTGTTGCGGGAGACAAACCTGCAGATGTTTACTCTGGAATTGCTGCCAG AGTCCTTGACATCATGAGGAGAGATGCGGAGAAAGATCCAGCAACTAATCCAAATGCATTGCACGCAAGGCTTTTAATCAATCAG GTGGACCGGAAATTGGTTAAGCAAACAGTGATGACATCTGTATATGGTGTCACTTACATTGGTGCCCGTGACCAGATCAAGAGGAGATTAAAGGAGCGTTGTGCCATTGCAGATGATGAAGAAATGTTTGCTGCATCTTGCTATGCTGCAAAG ACCACATTGACAGCATTAGGAGAGATGTTTGAAGCTGCAAGAAGTATAATGAGCTGGCTTGGCGATTGTGCAAAG GTTATAGCTTCGGAGAATCAGCCTGTGAGATGGACCACGCCTCTTGGGCTTCCTGTTGTCCAACCCTACCGTCAATTGGGAAGGCACCTT ATTAAGACTTCTCTTCAGGTGTTGACATTACAACGAGAAACTGACAAG GTGATGGTTAAGCGGCAGAGGACAGCTTTTCCCCCAAATTTTGTGCACTCGCTTGATGGTTCACACATGATGATGACTGCCGTTGCCTGCAAAAAGGCAGGCCTTAACTTTGCAG GAGTCCACGATTCATATTGGACACATGCATGTGATGTTGATGAGATGAACAGAATACTGAGAGGAAAGTTTGTTGAACTCTACAAGGCACCAATACTTGAGAAT TTGTTGGAGAGCTTCCAGAAGTCTTTCCCAAAATTGGAATTTCCTCCCTTACCAGAGCGGGGAGACTTTGATCTCAGAGATGTGCTGGAATCTCCCTATTTCTTCAACTAG